One Nicotiana sylvestris chromosome 12, ASM39365v2, whole genome shotgun sequence genomic window carries:
- the LOC104225849 gene encoding two-component response regulator ORR9-like isoform X2 produces MGMAAADLQFHVLAVDDCLIDRKLIERLFRISSCQDSGSKALEFLGLQELDQNQPCVSPSNQQEVEVNLIITDYCMPGMTGYDLLKKIKESSSLRNIPVVIMSSENVPSRISSEGWSVDHPFARGGFDHVTRCLEEGAEEFFLKPVRLSDVNKLRPHMMKTKCKSLPQQEAEKMVTKPKQESIEIANVQSQAQEPQQQTESETVQQQQKSQANNNNNKRKAMEENLSPDRTRPRYSSGLTAV; encoded by the exons ATGGGAATGGCAGCTGCAGATCTACAGTTTCATGTTTTAGCTGTTGATGATTGTTTGATAGATAGGAAGCTTATTGAAAGGCTCTTTAGAATTTCTTCTTGCCAAG ATTCTGGAAGTAAAGCTTTGGAATTTCTTGGTTTACAAGAGCTTGACCAAAATCAACCTTGTGTCTCTCCTAGCAACCAACag GAAGTGGAAGTTAATCTTATTATCACAGATTACTGTATGCCTGGGATGACAGGCTATGATTTGCTAAAGAAAATTAAG GAATCTTCATCTCTGAGAAATATACCTGTAGTCATTATGTCATCTGAAAATGTTCCTTCAAGAATTAGTAG CgaagggtggtcagttgaccacccCTTTGCTAGAGGTGGCTTCGACCAtgtcacaag ATGTTTAGAAGAAGGGGCAGAAGAATTTTTTCTGAAACCAGTGAGATTATCAGATGTTAATAAGCTTAGACCCCATATGATGAAAACCAAATGTAAAAGCCTGCCCCAACAAGAAGCTGAGAAAATGGTCACAAAGCCAAAACAAGAATCGATTGAAATTGCAAATGTTCAATCACAAGCACAAGAGCCACAACAACAAACAGAATCAGAAACAGTTCAACAGCAGCAAAAATCACAAgccaataataataacaacaagaGAAAGGCCATGGAAGAAAATCTATCACCAGATAGAACAAGACCAAGATACAGTAGTGGCCTCACTGCAGTCTAA
- the LOC104225849 gene encoding two-component response regulator ORR9-like isoform X4, with the protein MGMAAADLQFHVLAVDDCLIDRKLIERLFRISSCQDSGSKALEFLGLQELDQNQPCVSPSNQQEVEVNLIITDYCMPGMTGYDLLKKIKESSSLRNIPVVIMSSENVPSRISRCLEEGAEEFFLKPVRLSDVNKLRPHMMKTKCKSLPQQEAEKMVTKPKQESIEIANVQSQAQEPQQQTESETVQQQQKSQANNNNNKRKAMEENLSPDRTRPRYSSGLTAV; encoded by the exons ATGGGAATGGCAGCTGCAGATCTACAGTTTCATGTTTTAGCTGTTGATGATTGTTTGATAGATAGGAAGCTTATTGAAAGGCTCTTTAGAATTTCTTCTTGCCAAG ATTCTGGAAGTAAAGCTTTGGAATTTCTTGGTTTACAAGAGCTTGACCAAAATCAACCTTGTGTCTCTCCTAGCAACCAACag GAAGTGGAAGTTAATCTTATTATCACAGATTACTGTATGCCTGGGATGACAGGCTATGATTTGCTAAAGAAAATTAAG GAATCTTCATCTCTGAGAAATATACCTGTAGTCATTATGTCATCTGAAAATGTTCCTTCAAGAATTAGTAG ATGTTTAGAAGAAGGGGCAGAAGAATTTTTTCTGAAACCAGTGAGATTATCAGATGTTAATAAGCTTAGACCCCATATGATGAAAACCAAATGTAAAAGCCTGCCCCAACAAGAAGCTGAGAAAATGGTCACAAAGCCAAAACAAGAATCGATTGAAATTGCAAATGTTCAATCACAAGCACAAGAGCCACAACAACAAACAGAATCAGAAACAGTTCAACAGCAGCAAAAATCACAAgccaataataataacaacaagaGAAAGGCCATGGAAGAAAATCTATCACCAGATAGAACAAGACCAAGATACAGTAGTGGCCTCACTGCAGTCTAA
- the LOC104225849 gene encoding two-component response regulator ORR9-like isoform X1, whose product MGMAAADLQFHVLAVDDCLIDRKLIERLFRISSCQVTTVDSGSKALEFLGLQELDQNQPCVSPSNQQEVEVNLIITDYCMPGMTGYDLLKKIKESSSLRNIPVVIMSSENVPSRISSEGWSVDHPFARGGFDHVTRCLEEGAEEFFLKPVRLSDVNKLRPHMMKTKCKSLPQQEAEKMVTKPKQESIEIANVQSQAQEPQQQTESETVQQQQKSQANNNNNKRKAMEENLSPDRTRPRYSSGLTAV is encoded by the exons ATGGGAATGGCAGCTGCAGATCTACAGTTTCATGTTTTAGCTGTTGATGATTGTTTGATAGATAGGAAGCTTATTGAAAGGCTCTTTAGAATTTCTTCTTGCCAAG TCACTACTGTAGATTCTGGAAGTAAAGCTTTGGAATTTCTTGGTTTACAAGAGCTTGACCAAAATCAACCTTGTGTCTCTCCTAGCAACCAACag GAAGTGGAAGTTAATCTTATTATCACAGATTACTGTATGCCTGGGATGACAGGCTATGATTTGCTAAAGAAAATTAAG GAATCTTCATCTCTGAGAAATATACCTGTAGTCATTATGTCATCTGAAAATGTTCCTTCAAGAATTAGTAG CgaagggtggtcagttgaccacccCTTTGCTAGAGGTGGCTTCGACCAtgtcacaag ATGTTTAGAAGAAGGGGCAGAAGAATTTTTTCTGAAACCAGTGAGATTATCAGATGTTAATAAGCTTAGACCCCATATGATGAAAACCAAATGTAAAAGCCTGCCCCAACAAGAAGCTGAGAAAATGGTCACAAAGCCAAAACAAGAATCGATTGAAATTGCAAATGTTCAATCACAAGCACAAGAGCCACAACAACAAACAGAATCAGAAACAGTTCAACAGCAGCAAAAATCACAAgccaataataataacaacaagaGAAAGGCCATGGAAGAAAATCTATCACCAGATAGAACAAGACCAAGATACAGTAGTGGCCTCACTGCAGTCTAA
- the LOC104225849 gene encoding two-component response regulator ORR9-like isoform X3 has product MGMAAADLQFHVLAVDDCLIDRKLIERLFRISSCQVTTVDSGSKALEFLGLQELDQNQPCVSPSNQQEVEVNLIITDYCMPGMTGYDLLKKIKESSSLRNIPVVIMSSENVPSRISRCLEEGAEEFFLKPVRLSDVNKLRPHMMKTKCKSLPQQEAEKMVTKPKQESIEIANVQSQAQEPQQQTESETVQQQQKSQANNNNNKRKAMEENLSPDRTRPRYSSGLTAV; this is encoded by the exons ATGGGAATGGCAGCTGCAGATCTACAGTTTCATGTTTTAGCTGTTGATGATTGTTTGATAGATAGGAAGCTTATTGAAAGGCTCTTTAGAATTTCTTCTTGCCAAG TCACTACTGTAGATTCTGGAAGTAAAGCTTTGGAATTTCTTGGTTTACAAGAGCTTGACCAAAATCAACCTTGTGTCTCTCCTAGCAACCAACag GAAGTGGAAGTTAATCTTATTATCACAGATTACTGTATGCCTGGGATGACAGGCTATGATTTGCTAAAGAAAATTAAG GAATCTTCATCTCTGAGAAATATACCTGTAGTCATTATGTCATCTGAAAATGTTCCTTCAAGAATTAGTAG ATGTTTAGAAGAAGGGGCAGAAGAATTTTTTCTGAAACCAGTGAGATTATCAGATGTTAATAAGCTTAGACCCCATATGATGAAAACCAAATGTAAAAGCCTGCCCCAACAAGAAGCTGAGAAAATGGTCACAAAGCCAAAACAAGAATCGATTGAAATTGCAAATGTTCAATCACAAGCACAAGAGCCACAACAACAAACAGAATCAGAAACAGTTCAACAGCAGCAAAAATCACAAgccaataataataacaacaagaGAAAGGCCATGGAAGAAAATCTATCACCAGATAGAACAAGACCAAGATACAGTAGTGGCCTCACTGCAGTCTAA